A window from Montipora capricornis isolate CH-2021 chromosome 7, ASM3666992v2, whole genome shotgun sequence encodes these proteins:
- the LOC138057516 gene encoding uncharacterized protein: MENYISFSIGGHLDFLDSLQFKTASLEKLVSNLAKEGDAKFHVLKRYIETSKVPLLLRKGVYPYHYMDDMIKFQERQLPSKEASFSQLTEEHISDEDYQHAQIVFASFQLQTLGEYHDLCFLSDVLLLADVFENFRSVCLNYYELDPAYYYTTPGLALSASLKMTDVELELLTEPDMYLFVEEGVRGGISMISNRYVKANNPYVPGFDSTQDKNYIMYLDANNLYGLAMGQPLPKHDFF, from the coding sequence ATGGAAAATTATATTTCCTTCTCGATTGGCGGCCACTTGGATTTTCTGGACTCACTTCAGTTCAAGACTGCCTCTTTAGAAAAGCTTGTTTCGAATCTGGCAAAGGAGGGAGATGCTAAATTTCATGTTCTCAAGCGCTACATCGAGACGAGCAAAGTACCTCTCCTGTTGAGAAAAGGCGTGTATCCATACCATTATATGGACGATATGATCAAGTTTCAAGAGCGACAACTCCCATCCAAAGAAGCCTCCTTCAGCCAGCTTACCGAAGAGCATATCAGCGATGAAGATTACCAGCATGCACAAATAGTGTTTGCAAGCTTTCAATTGCAAACTCTTGGCGAGTACCACGATCTCTGTTTTCTCTCCGACGTATTACTGCTGGCTGATgtctttgaaaactttcgaaGCGTCTGTTTGAACTACTATGAATTAGACCCCGCTTATTACTACACCACTCCTGGTCTGGCTTTGTCCGCCAGCCTTAAGATGACGGATGTGGAATTAGAATTATTAACCGAGCCGGACATGTACTTGTTTGTCGAAGAGGGCGTCCGAGGCGGTATTTCCATGATCAGCAATCGTTACGTCAAGGCAAACAACCCATATGTACCTGGCTTTGACTCGACTCAGGACAAGAACTATATCATGTACTTGGACGCCAACAACTTGTACGGATTGGCCATGGGTCAACCTCTCCCAAAGCACGACTTTTTCTAG
- the LOC138057517 gene encoding uncharacterized protein, with protein sequence MENYISFSIGGHLDFLDSLQFKTASLEKLVSNLAKEGDAKFHVLKRYIETSKVPLLLRKGVYPYHYMDDMIKFQERQLPSKEASFSQLTEEHISDEDYQHAKIVFASFQLQTLGEYHDLCFLSDVLLLADVFENFRSVCLNYYELDPAHYYTSPGLALSASLKMTDVELELLTEPDMYLFVEEGVRGGISMISNRYVKANNPYVPGFDSTQDKNYIVTKNSIACLA encoded by the coding sequence ATGGAAAATTATATTTCCTTCTCGATTGGCGGCCACTTGGATTTTCTGGACTCACTTCAGTTCAAGACTGCCTCTTTAGAAAAGCTTGTTTCGAATCTGGCAAAGGAGGGAGATGCTAAATTTCATGTTCTCAAGCGCTACATCGAGACGAGCAAAGTACCTCTCCTGTTGAGAAAAGGCGTGTATCCATACCATTATATGGACGATATGATCAAGTTTCAAGAGCGACAACTCCCATCCAAAGAAGCCTCCTTCAGCCAGCTTACCGAAGAGCATATCAGCGATGAAGATTACCAGCATGCAAAAATAGTGTTTGCAAGCTTTCAATTGCAAACTCTTGGCGAGTACCACGATCTCTGTTTTCTCTCCGACGTATTACTGCTGGCTGATgtctttgaaaactttcgaaGCGTCTGTTTGAACTACTATGAATTAGACCCCGCTCATTACTACACCTCTCCTGGTCTGGCTTTGTCCGCCAGCCTTAAGATGACGGATGTGGAATTAGAATTATTAACCGAGCCGGACATGTACTTGTTTGTCGAAGAGGGCGTCCGAGGCGGTATTTCCATGATCAGCAATCGTTACGTCAAGGCAAACAACCCATATGTACCTGGCTTTGACTCGACTCAGGACAAGAACTAtattgttacgaaaaatagcattgcatGTCTAGCGTGA